In a genomic window of Bordetella petrii:
- a CDS encoding DUF2184 domain-containing protein yields the protein MHYDEADLAGVQAFAPTMGGLREDEGIYAARELDYVKSRTYDKKMPPMKGLQLVPQSSEVPEWAETYTYKVYDQVGMAKIIANYADDLPRVDVYGQEVTARIKDIGDSYGYNVGELRASTAMRTSLPQRRAAAARRAIEVKQNQIAMVGDAQHKLYGLTNHPNIGMTTGLNGDWANPATTADQILDDLNALYNAVRLQSKGVHTPNVLAIPSTQHAALYSKRLSDSGGLTVGEFFVKQHPGLRIEEVPELSDAGTGGVSLAIMYERSEENLSMENPMPFNQLAAQARNLELVVPCLARTGGVAVYYPLALTKAEGI from the coding sequence ATGCATTACGACGAGGCCGACCTGGCCGGCGTCCAGGCCTTTGCCCCGACCATGGGCGGCCTGCGCGAAGACGAGGGCATCTATGCCGCCCGGGAGCTCGACTACGTCAAGTCGCGCACCTACGACAAGAAGATGCCCCCCATGAAGGGCCTGCAGCTGGTTCCGCAGTCCAGCGAAGTGCCCGAATGGGCCGAAACCTACACCTACAAGGTATATGACCAGGTCGGCATGGCCAAGATCATCGCCAACTACGCCGACGACCTGCCGCGCGTGGACGTCTACGGCCAGGAAGTCACCGCCCGGATCAAGGATATCGGCGACTCCTACGGCTACAACGTGGGTGAACTGCGCGCCAGCACCGCCATGCGCACGTCGCTGCCGCAGCGCCGGGCCGCCGCGGCGCGCCGCGCCATCGAGGTCAAGCAGAACCAGATCGCCATGGTGGGCGACGCCCAGCACAAGCTCTACGGACTGACCAACCACCCGAACATCGGCATGACGACCGGGCTGAACGGCGACTGGGCCAACCCGGCGACCACGGCCGACCAGATTCTCGACGATCTGAATGCGCTGTACAACGCCGTGCGACTGCAGTCCAAGGGCGTGCACACGCCGAACGTGCTGGCGATTCCCAGCACGCAGCACGCGGCGCTGTATTCCAAGCGCCTGTCGGACTCCGGCGGCCTGACGGTGGGCGAGTTCTTCGTCAAGCAGCACCCTGGCCTGCGCATCGAGGAAGTGCCCGAGCTGTCCGACGCCGGCACCGGCGGCGTGTCGCTGGCGATCATGTACGAGCGCAGCGAAGAGAACCTGAGCATGGAAAACCCCATGCCGTTCAACCAGCTGGCCGCTCAGGCGCGCAATCTCGAGCTGGTCGTGCCTTGCCTGGCGCGCACCGGCGGCGTCGCGGTGTACTACCCGCTGGCGCTCACCAAGGCGGAGGGCATCTGA
- a CDS encoding DUF4054 domain-containing protein, translated as MAATVELLDFLAPAVAGMSAEDKQKALDIAADYRPACLPEAKQDEAQAWYAAWLLYGRLQQQAAQDSGGVAPAGVVSEKEGDLSRTYGRAAGADDPAGFYGNYDRLARLCRAGAIIVGTRRRYGCC; from the coding sequence ATGGCCGCCACCGTCGAGCTACTGGACTTCCTGGCGCCGGCGGTGGCGGGCATGTCGGCCGAGGACAAGCAGAAGGCCCTGGACATCGCCGCCGACTACCGGCCGGCGTGCCTGCCCGAGGCCAAGCAGGATGAGGCACAGGCCTGGTACGCCGCCTGGCTTCTTTATGGGCGGCTGCAACAGCAGGCCGCCCAGGACAGCGGCGGCGTGGCGCCCGCCGGCGTGGTAAGCGAGAAAGAGGGTGATCTGTCGCGCACCTACGGGCGGGCGGCTGGCGCCGATGATCCGGCTGGCTTCTACGGCAACTACGATCGACTGGCCAGGCTGTGCCGTGCCGGAGCGATCATCGTCGGAACGAGGCGCCGCTATGGCTGCTGTTAA
- a CDS encoding structural cement protein Gp24 → MYEDYMLPAFAGMKVDSGDDRVESFPAAGDVAVGVVCGTNASGLLVAGPGTKVRGVSLHTATLPYDAYKYVEGDSVSTMTRGLVWVRVTAAGAVTEDGPVKFAADGTVSDGGANTLNNAVFRSGIVTGPNGQQIARVELHNPFSVPPAAP, encoded by the coding sequence ATGTACGAAGACTACATGCTGCCGGCATTTGCCGGCATGAAAGTGGATTCGGGCGACGACCGCGTCGAATCGTTCCCGGCCGCCGGCGACGTCGCCGTGGGTGTGGTGTGCGGCACCAATGCCAGCGGCCTGCTGGTCGCGGGCCCCGGCACCAAGGTGCGCGGCGTGTCGCTGCACACCGCCACGCTGCCCTACGACGCCTACAAATACGTCGAGGGCGACAGCGTGTCGACCATGACCCGCGGCCTGGTGTGGGTGCGGGTTACCGCCGCCGGCGCCGTGACCGAGGACGGTCCGGTGAAGTTCGCCGCCGACGGCACGGTGTCGGACGGCGGCGCCAACACCCTGAACAATGCGGTCTTCCGCAGCGGCATTGTGACCGGCCCGAACGGCCAGCAGATCGCCCGGGTGGAGTTGCACAATCCGTTCAGCGTGCCGCCCGCCGCGCCGTAA
- a CDS encoding DUF2213 domain-containing protein, with product MVMRFDRVPFKATRTDEGYIKDTPVLTRSGVFVYVDSQGRERREYRPPEEVFNADSLASLKGVPVTDVHPGEVTATNVKQHMIGTVLSEGRKDGDQDMVGDIVIYDTGPVDDGGKKELSCGYKLQLDETPGVSPAGERYDAVQRNIRYNHLAVVKRGRAGNARLNLDAADAVTKTEEDNDMSMVKIRLDSGLSYDAAPEVANELERLRADAAELRKKVDAESARADTEKSRADKAEGDIKKAREDAQASALARVKLEAVATAHKVDFKADTADRALREGVIKAIRGDGFDLTGKSDGYVEAAFDLAVADKAGRQDAAAAQRQAATGQPGKPTPDMNQDSGDKPKSAAQARAAMIAARNKE from the coding sequence ATGGTTATGCGATTCGACCGCGTGCCTTTCAAGGCCACGCGCACCGACGAGGGCTACATCAAGGACACGCCGGTGCTCACGCGTTCCGGCGTCTTCGTCTACGTGGACAGCCAGGGGCGCGAGCGCCGCGAATACCGGCCTCCCGAAGAGGTGTTCAACGCCGATTCCCTGGCCAGCCTGAAGGGTGTGCCGGTGACCGACGTGCACCCCGGCGAGGTGACCGCCACCAACGTCAAGCAGCACATGATCGGCACCGTGTTGTCCGAAGGCCGCAAGGACGGCGACCAGGACATGGTCGGCGACATTGTGATCTACGACACCGGGCCGGTAGACGACGGCGGAAAGAAGGAGCTGTCTTGCGGATACAAGCTGCAGCTCGACGAAACCCCGGGTGTGTCGCCGGCAGGCGAGCGGTACGACGCCGTCCAGCGAAACATCCGATACAACCACCTGGCGGTGGTCAAACGCGGCCGCGCGGGCAATGCGCGGCTCAACCTGGACGCGGCAGACGCCGTAACGAAAACCGAAGAGGACAATGACATGAGTATGGTCAAGATCCGCCTCGATTCCGGCCTGTCGTACGACGCGGCCCCGGAAGTGGCGAACGAACTGGAGCGCCTGCGCGCCGACGCGGCCGAGCTGCGCAAGAAGGTGGACGCCGAGTCCGCGCGCGCCGACACCGAGAAATCGCGTGCCGACAAAGCCGAAGGCGACATCAAGAAGGCGCGCGAGGATGCCCAGGCGTCCGCGCTGGCTCGCGTGAAGCTGGAAGCCGTCGCTACCGCCCACAAGGTCGACTTCAAGGCGGACACCGCCGACCGTGCGCTGCGCGAAGGCGTCATCAAGGCGATCCGCGGCGATGGCTTCGACCTGACCGGCAAGTCCGACGGCTACGTCGAGGCGGCCTTCGACCTGGCCGTGGCCGACAAGGCCGGCCGGCAGGACGCCGCCGCCGCCCAGCGGCAGGCCGCCACCGGACAGCCCGGCAAGCCGACCCCCGACATGAACCAGGACAGCGGCGACAAGCCCAAGTCGGCCGCCCAGGCGCGCGCCGCCATGATCGCCGCCCGCAACAAGGAATAA